A region of Sugiyamaella lignohabitans strain CBS 10342 chromosome A, complete sequence DNA encodes the following proteins:
- the YEF1 gene encoding Yef1p (ATP-NADH kinase; phosphorylates both NAD and NADH; homooctameric structure consisting of 60-kDa subunits; similar to Pos5p; overexpression complements certain pos5 phenotypes; YEF1 has a paralog, UTR1, that arose from the whole genome duplication; GO_component: GO:0005575 - cellular_component [Evidence ND]; GO_function: GO:0005524 - ATP binding [Evidence IEA]; GO_function: GO:0003951 - NAD+ kinase activity [Evidence IEA]; GO_function: GO:0003951 - NAD+ kinase activity [Evidence IDA] [PMID 15978040]; GO_function: GO:0042736 - NADH kinase activity [Evidence IEA]; GO_function: GO:0042736 - NADH kinase activity [Evidence IDA] [PMID 15978040]; GO_function: GO:0016301 - kinase activity [Evidence IEA]; GO_function: GO:0000166 - nucleotide binding [Evidence IEA]; GO_function: GO:0016740 - transferase activity [Evidence IEA]; GO_process: GO:0019674 - NAD metabolic process [Evidence IEA]; GO_process: GO:0006741 - NADP biosynthetic process [Evidence IEA]; GO_process: GO:0006741 - NADP biosynthetic process [Evidence IDA] [PMID 15978040]; GO_process: GO:0008152 - metabolic process [Evidence IEA]; GO_process: GO:0016310 - phosphorylation [Evidence IEA]) has translation MDSSLVPITRELALWLLTLETVHGPLNISVQDVLRDHPEFDYKELVLSGHPGLKRLSFWTQDMCFKNPNLFDFVITLGGDGTVLFTSWLFQNIVPPVLSIGLGSLGFMTEYSYEDRKDVIKDVLDNGISCALRMRFSCTVFRSYDDGKVKKGYNDLQKEIEAGALSGGIFRTHKIAESFCILNDVVVDRGPNPTITTTELYGDFKFLTSMEADGVVISTPSGSTAYSLSAGGSLVHPDIPAILISPICPHTLSFRPIVLPDSLIIRVGVPYDARSSAWCSFDGKSRVELQKGDFLTITASRYPFPKVTNGRSNTSWFERLSNTLHWNERKRQKPFEPMTK, from the coding sequence ATGGACTCGTCGCTGGTCCCGATTACTCGGGAGCTGGCGCTGTGGCTACTGACGCTGGAGACGGTGCACGGGCCGTTGAACATTTCCGTTCAGGACGTGTTGCGCGATCACCCGGAATTCGACTACAAAGAGCTGGTATTATCGGGCCATCCGGGGTTGAAACGATTGTCGTTCTGGACTCAGGATATGTGTTTTAAGAACCCCAATCTGTTTGATTTCGTTATCACTTTGGGTGGTGACGGTACCGTTCTTTTTACAAGTTGGCTGTTCCAGAATATCGTGCCGCCGGTGCTCAGTATCGGTCTTGGAAGCCTGGGATTCATGACGGAATACAGCTATGAAGATCGCAAAGACGTCATTAAAGATGTCCTGGATAACGGTATTTCGTGTGCTTTGCGGATGAGATTCTCGTGTACAGTGTTCCGGTCGTATGACGATGGTAAAGTCAAGAAAGGATACAACGATTTACAGAAGGAGATCGAGGCTGGCGCACTGAGTGGCGGTATTTTCCGAACTCATAAAATAGCAGAGTCGTTTTGCATTTTGAACGATGTGGTTGTTGACAGAGGTCCAAACCCCACTATCACTACTACTGAACTGTATGGAGATTTCAAGTTTCTCACTTCCATGGAAGCTGATGGTGTGGTTATTTCAACCCCCAGCGGTTCGACTGCATACTCGTTGTCTGCCGGTGGATCACTTGTTCACCCCGATATTCCCGCCATTCTGATCTCGCCTATTTGTCCACATACTCTATCATTCCGACCAATTGTGCTTCCAGACTCGCTTATTATTCGAGTAGGAGTGCCGTATGACGCGCGGTCGTCGGCCTGGTGTAGTTTTGATGGTAAAAGTCGAGTCGAGCTCCAGAAGGGCGATTTCCTGACCATAACGGCATCTCGCTACCCGTTCCCCAAAGTCACCAACGGCCGGTCTAACACCTCGTGGTTCGAACGACTCAGCAACACGCTCCACTGGAACGAACGCAAGCGCCAGAAACCGTTTGAACCCATGACCAAATAG
- the LAS1 gene encoding Las1p (Protein required for pre-rRNA processing at both ends of ITS2; functions with Grc3p in a conserved mechanism to modulate rRNA processing and ribosome biogenesis; may coordinate the action of the Rat1p-Rai1p exoRNAse; required for the G1/S cell cycle transition; human ortholog is Las1L; mutants require the SSD1-v allele for viability; GO_component: GO:0005737 - cytoplasm [Evidence IDA] [PMID 22083961]; GO_component: GO:0005739 - mitochondrion [Evidence IEA,IEA]; GO_component: GO:0005739 - mitochondrion [Evidence IDA] [PMID 14576278]; GO_component: GO:0005739 - mitochondrion [Evidence IDA] [PMID 16823961]; GO_component: GO:0005730 - nucleolus [Evidence IDA] [PMID 23175604]; GO_component: GO:0005634 - nucleus [Evidence IEA,IEA]; GO_component: GO:0005634 - nucleus [Evidence IDA] [PMID 22083961]; GO_component: GO:0005634 - nucleus [Evidence IDA] [PMID 8582632]; GO_component: GO:0030687 - preribosome, large subunit precursor [Evidence IPI] [PMID 23175604]; GO_function: GO:0003674 - molecular_function [Evidence ND]; GO_process: GO:0000448 - cleavage in ITS2 between 5.8S rRNA and LSU-rRNA of tricistronic rRNA transcript (SSU-rRNA, 5.8S rRNA, LSU-rRNA) [Evidence IMP] [PMID 23175604]; GO_process: GO:0000460 - maturation of 5.8S rRNA [Evidence IMP] [PMID 22083961]; GO_process: GO:0000470 - maturation of LSU-rRNA [Evidence IMP] [PMID 22083961]) produces MSRLPKVVAWKSESDISELKDLFYGGNNNSKNNYGDASHDPRIRALAKVKAYQTRAASLPHSIESTSLITAAILNDTPDRDSDASRMAYSMAIIRFVNGLLDPSQQSQYAIPLHLLAKTLDLPSAFVELRHVATHESLPSLEALRSMASRALDWLWHHYWSRNSYDDSQKQLESSGDLDNKRENIKELLREWRRIRRSDPGKLMRVGDGSPEGVKFWKLVKKIQTSIEQDEELFVEVLLNKNVLVPSGSDGIKKLSSSIKLFGPLFDYLKTGATEGFAQRLALHSINLLNNQKTSMDWSPTGSKDELSEKPQQPEPHFFTALTEWSKYLIVPSRKKQTINSILLTDVDEVLRELLLLPRQWNVDILESYLDKTRNIKITESSLDRTKLTELVKQMAHQVEAFHNISITPHEPSTTNIAEQRKRVRDTDSQLEQYAKRLKSQKPENPDSPAISTAPPTAGWQTVDNWTPRPIGVL; encoded by the coding sequence ATGTCAAGATTACCCAAGGTCGTGGCTTGGAAGTCAGAGAGTGACATATCCGAGCTGAAAGATTTGTTTTACGGaggaaataataatagcaaAAACAATTACGGCGATGCTAGCCACGATCCTCGGATAAGAGCACTGGCCAAGGTCAAGGCCTATCAAACTCGAGCTGCGAGTCTTCCTCACTCGATTGAATCCACTTCATTAATAACAGCAGCTATTTTAAATGATACACCAGACAGAGACTCGGATGCCAGTCGTATGGCATATTCAATGGCTATTATCCGGTTTGTAAATGGCTTGCTTGATCCATCTCAGCAGTCTCAATATGCCATTCCTTTACATCTGCTAGCCAAGACGCTAGATCTACCCTCAGCATTTGTAGAATTACGGCATGTAGCAACACACGAATCTCTTCCCTCGCTCGAGGCTCTTCGTAGTATGGCATCAAGAGCTCTTGATTGGTTATGGCATCATTATTGGTCTCGTAACTCATACGACGACAGTCAGAAACagctcgagtcgtctgGTGATCTCGATAACAAACGAGAGAATATCAAAGAGCTGTTACGAGAATGGAGACGTATCAGGAGATCAGATCCTGGAAAATTGATGCGTGTTGGCGATGGATCGCCTGAAGGAGTTAAATTTTGGAAACTTGTGAAAAAGATACAAACCAGCATAGAACAGGATGAAGAACTGTTTGTAGAAGTTCTGTTGAACAAAAACGTTTTAGTACCATCTGGATCAGATGGAATCAAGAAACTTTCTTCATCGATAAAATTATTTGGTCCCCTATTCGACTATCTTAAAACAGGAGCTACTGAAGGGTTTGCTCAAAGACTAGCATTACATTCCATCAACCTTCTCAATAACCAAAAAACATCGATGGACTGGTCTCCAACTGGATCTAAAGATGAACTATCAGAAAAACCCCAGCAGCCTGAACCGCATTTCTTCACCGCACTCACGGAATGGTCTAAATATCTCATCGTTCCGTCACGCAAGAAGCAaaccatcaacagcatACTCCTAACCGATGTTGACGAAGTTCTCCGTGagctacttctactacctCGCCAATGGAATGTAGACATTTTAGAAAGTTACCTGGATAAAACCCGAAACATAAAAATAACCGAGAGCTCACTCGACCGGACCAAACTCACAGAACTAGTCAAACAAATGGCGCATCAAGTCGAAGCATTCCacaacatcagcatcacTCCCCACGAACCCTCAACCACCAACATCGCCGAACAGCGCAAACGAGTCCGCGACACAGACTCCCAACTCGAACAATATGCCAAACGACTCAAATCACAGAAACCGGAAAACCCTGATTCACCTGCTATCTCTACTGCACCTCCTACCGCCGGTTGGCAGACCGTAGACAACTGGACCCCTCGCCCCATCGGGGTTCTGTAA